The following proteins come from a genomic window of Zonotrichia leucophrys gambelii isolate GWCS_2022_RI unplaced genomic scaffold, RI_Zleu_2.0 Scaffold_58_302659, whole genome shotgun sequence:
- the LOC135460555 gene encoding zinc finger protein ZXDC-like: MSGPATPCDVIASPGDVTASSDCSHDAPDDVIAALSAPGHAPAPPDDVTAPSNPSHDAPGGAGSAWSAPADDVTAASNPAHSSPGDVTAASNPARNSPGDVTAASNPAHNSPGDVTAASNPARNSPGDVTAASDPAHSSPGGASDTPGDVTAPSNPTRDAPGDVTAAPGPAPRAAPPFACPSCPRAFPSPARLAVHLRSHTGERPLACPQCPKAFADPAVFRKHLRGHAGLRPHTCGTCPKAYAERKDLRNHLRAHTGERPYLCAECGKSFGRSSSLSCHQRIHAAAKPFPCRTCGKAFTQLSSYQSHQRVHTGERPYLCPQCGRTFGDPSSFRRHQRAHQGVKPYGCGDCGKAFRQPADLAVHRRTHTGERPWRCGDCGKAFVASWDLKRHRLTHSAERPWRCGDCGKGFGERAALGKHRRTHSGERPFACGRCGKGFGGVSGLRKHERTHGREEGGGAEGGNMADGSMAGGAGSNMAGGTNMAAIGGNNMADNNMAGGAGSNMAGGANMAAVGGNSMADNNMAGGAGSNMAASANMAAIGGNNMADTSMAGGAGSNMAGIGGNNMADANMAGGAGSNMAAVGGNNMADNNMVGGAGSNMAAGTNMAAVGGSNMATSNNMAAVGGNNMADDNMASVGGSNMAAGTNMVAVGGSNMAGSNNMAASTNMAAIGGSNMAAGTNMATVGEKNMAGTNMASIGGSNMADSNMAGVMGGNMAAIEKNNMASTNRAAIGGNNMADTKMVAVVGNNMADTNMADPNMAVIGKNNMAGGNMAAVGGNKMAAGTNMAAAEGNKMASTSMAAIGGNAVGIGGNKMAVGTNMAAVGGNNMASTNMADTNMAAVLENKMANTNMAAMLVNKMADANMAATNMAAESNMAAGSNSAARSKMASGPRPFSCPVCGRGFASGAGLRRHQRRHSPAPSGTA, translated from the exons ATGTCTGGCCCAGCCACGCCCTGTGACGTCATCGCTTCACCTGGTGACGTCACCGCCTCCTCAGACTGCTCTCACGATGCCCCTGATGACGTCATCGCCGCCTTGAGCGCACCCGGACACGCCCCTGCCCCACCTGATGACGTCACTGCCCCTTCCAACCCTTCCCATGATGCACCTGGAGGTGCCGGCTCCGCCTGGAGCGCACCTGCTGATGACGTCACCGCCGCCTCAAACCCCGCCCACAGCTCACCTGGTGACGTCACCGCCGCCTCAAACCCCGCCCGCAACTCACCTGGTGACGTCACCGCCGCCTCAAACCCCGCCCACAACTCACCTGGTGACGTCACCGCCGCCTCAAACCCCGCCCGCAACTCACCTGGTGACGTCACCGCCGCCTCAGACCCCGCCCACAGCTCACCTGGAGGCGCCTCCGACACGCCCGGTGACGTCACCGCCCCCTCCAACCCCACCCGGGACGCGCCCGGTGACGTCACGgcggcccccggccccgccccccgcgcggccccgcccTTCGCGTGCCCCAGCTGCCCGCGCGCGTtcccctcccccgcccggcTGGCCGTGCACCTGCGCTCGCACACCGGGGAGCGGCCGCTGGCCTGCCCGCAGTGCCCCAAGGCCTTCGCCGACCCCGCCGTGTTCCGCAAGCACCTGCGGGGCCACGCGGGGCTGCGGCCGCACACCTGTGGAACGTGTCCTAAGGCCTACGCCGAGCGCAAGGACCTGCGCAACCACCTGAGGGCCCATACAG GTGAGCGCCCGTACCTGTGCGCCGAGTGCGGGAAGAGCTTCGGCCGCTCCTCGTCGCTCTCGTGCCACCAGCGCATCCACGCCGCCGCCAAGCCCTTCCCGTGCCGCACCTGCGGCAAGGCCTTCACCCAGCTCTCGTCCTACCAGAGCCACCAGAGGGTCCACACAG GTGAGCGCCCGTACCTGTGCCCGCAGTGCGGCCGCACCTTCGGCGACCCCTCGAGCTTCCGGCGGCACCAGCGCGCGCACCAGGGCGTGAAGCCGTACGGCTGCGGCGACTGCGGCAAGGCCTTCCGGCAGCCGGCCGACCTGGCCGTGCACCGGCGCACGCACACCGGCGAGCGGCCCTGGCGCTGCGGCGACTGCGGCAAGGCCTTCGTGGCCTCCTGGGACCTCAAGCGGCACCGCCTGACGCACTCGGCCGAGCGGCCCTGGCGCTGCGGCGACTGCGGGAAGGGGTTCGGGGAGAGGGCGGCGCTGGGCAAGCACCGGCGCACGCACTCGGGGGAGCGGCCGTTCGCCTGCGGGCGCTGCGGGAAGGGATTCGGCGGCGTCTCGGGGCTCCGGAAGCACGAGAGGACGCAcggcagggaggaggggggcGGGGCCGAGGGGGGCAATATGGCTGACGGCAGTATGGCGGGTGGTGCGGGGAGCAATATGGCCGGCGGCACAAATATGGCCGCCATTGGGGGAAACAATATGGCTGACAACAATATGGCGGGTGGTGCGGGGAGCAATATGGCCGGCGGCGCAAATATGGCCGCCGTTGGGGGAAACAGTATGGCTGACAACAATATGGCGGGTGGTGCGGGGAGCAATATGGCCGCCAGTGCAAATATGGCCGCCATTGGGGGAAACAATATGGCTGACACCAGTATGGCGGGTGGTGCGGGGAGCAATATGGCCGGCATTGGGGGAAACAATATGGCTGACGCCAATATGGCGGGTGGTGCGGGGAGCAATATGGCTGCCGTTGGGGGAAACAATATGGCTGACAACAATATGGTGGGTGGTGCGGGGAGCAATATGGCTGCTGGCACAAATATGGCCGCCGTTGGTGGGAGCAATATGGCCACCAGCAACAATATGGCTGCCGTTGGGGGGAACAATATGGCCGATGATAATATGGCGAGTGTTGGGGGGAGCAATATGGCTGCCGGCACAAATATGGTGGCCGTTGGGGGGAGCAATATGGCCGGCAGCAACAATATGGCTGCCAGCACAAATATGGCTGCCATTGGGGGAAGCAATATGGCTGCCGGCACAAATATGGCCACcgttggggaaaaaaatatggctGGCACCAATATGGCTTCCATTGGGGGCAGCAATATGGCCGACAGTAATATGGCGGGTGTTATGGGGGGCAATATGGCTGCCATTGAGAAAAACAATATGGCCAGCACCAATAGGGCGGCCATTGGGGGAAACAATATGGCTGACACCAAGATGGTGGCTGTTGTGGGAAACAATATGGCTGACACCAATATGGCCGACCCTAATATGGCTGTCATTGGAAAAAACAATATGGCAGGTGGTAATATGGCTGCCGTTGGGGGAAACAAGATGGCTGCCGGCACCAATATGGCGGCTGCTGAGGGAAACAAAATGGCCTCCACCAGTATGGCCGCCATTGGGGGAAATGCGGTTGGTATTGGAGGAAACAAGATGGCTGTCGGCACCAATATGGCTGCCGTTGGGGGGAACAATATGGCCAGCACCAATATGGCCGACACCAATATGGCGGCtgttctggaaaacaaaatggcCAACACAAATATGGCCGCCATGTTGGTAAACAAAATGGCCGACGCCAACATGGCTGCCACCAACATGGCCGCCGAATCCAACATGGCTGCCGGAAGCAACTCAGCTGCCAGATCCAAGATGGCGTCGGGGCCCCGCCCCTTTTCTTGTCCTGTGTGTGGGCGGGGCTTCGCCTCGGGGGCGGGGCTAAGGCGGCACCAGCGACGTCACAGCCCCGCCCCCTCTGGCACCGCGTAG